A segment of the Coffea arabica cultivar ET-39 chromosome 8c, Coffea Arabica ET-39 HiFi, whole genome shotgun sequence genome:
cttcaaaatatgGAGGTGAATTTTCATTAGCTTCAACGACATTTGTCCACAAATTCTTCTAATTGATCTCACTTCTTGTAAATTAACACGGGCAAGAATAAGATAAAAAGTAAGCAACAAATTAATTAGGCATAAAGTTGGTGAACTTTTGGTTCGTCTTTTTATTAGTCCCTTAACATTGCAAATATTACTGATTGAATTGGTCAATTTTCCATGGGATGCAATTTTTGTATAATATAGACATCATCCCGCTGTCTGCACATGTTTACAATAAGTGACATCAGTATTAATTTCAAGGCTCTTTAAAACTAAATTCTGAAAATCAGGGACTAAGTTACATGACATTATTTGAGGCCTAActcaaattttttgaaaatgttgAAGGAAATCCAGGACAACTGTATTTGCACTATATCTATCTTTAATAAACAAAGAGTTGACATGCAGAATCATGAGTCTGCCCTATCCAATCTTTTAAAGTTAAGTAATACCGGGCACAGAAAAACTAGCGCTCACAACAACATACAGGgtcaaaattatcaatcaaaaTAAATACTGAAACTACCTGTTATAATTGCTTCGAGTAGTTGTATTAATAACAACAACGACCTCAATTACTTGACAGTGCTACTTGGTTGAgtgcacaattttttttttttattttttccattcCCCCCATCATTTTTGATAACTACTCATTTCAGTTGTTTCACTGTCCAATTGGGGATGTGAAGAGCATAAGATCCATTCGTGTTAAATGTGTATCTCTAAATTTAGTGCAATAGTGGCCTAGGCCCCAGTtatgcaagaaaaaaaaatgcccaTCTCCCAGTTCATAAATGGCAATAACAATCTCTTATCAAGTCATTACCATCTGTACAATTTAGCTACAACTAAAACCATAGGTTTATTCACTTCAGTTTTAGTATCTTTTAAAGCAGATAACGACGTTGGCATAGATTCATGTTAATAGCTACCACAAGAGAGAATCTAAGggttcttttgattttgtttgaGTGCTGAAAAAGCGTATAGGAGATGTAACTAGTAGTTCTCTGTAAGATGAAGTAAAAAGGCCCCATTTTGATGTTGAAAAATGTAACCGCTTATAGGTGTCTTGATATtctatctggaaaattttgcaaattttgatgGTTGGGtgtaagaaaaaatatttaaattctTATATATAGAGGGAAGAgaacaacataaaaaaaaaaggaaaaggaaaagtgtTGCTAACTTTCTTCCCTGTGCTTTTGTCTAgatttttattaaataaatctTTGGTTTAGTGTCTTGAGTAGTGGTTAACTTACTCTTCTTGAAGATAATATGTTTCAAGTCTCATTGATCAGACTTCCTCCCTCCATTGTTACTATCATGTTTTTACTTTTTTGATGTTCTAATGCATAAATCatgtttttatatatatatttgaagacataacacacacacacacacacataaatgcattcatatatacatatgtGTATACACACTAATCACCTATGTTGCAACTGAAAAATTAACTTTAACATATACCAAGGCACTGCACATAATTTGATTACAAGgttaaattgtaaattttcTTACAACTACTCATCTGCACTATAATCATTACTTGCATCTATAAGAACTTGAATTCGCGAAAAAATGGCTGTAATTTTGAGACGAAAGGAGTGCCAGACTCTTAAAGCTAGCTACTATTGAAGTATCCCATACCTCGTTGCCTTTCCTACTTTACATGAAACATGAAACATTTGCTATTATGATCATGGTTAACATGGGTCAAAGTGGCAAAAAATTCCATATCCTGAAAACCCTGGCGAAATGCGAGAGCATATATGAGTAAGGCAATGAAATGCTATAGATTTCTTTTGAGATGAGAATGATTATCTTACCAATAATGCTTATGATAtcaaccaaagaaaaaaaaatagataaaaggATACATATTTGTTTCTACTAGAAGGGTGGAGTCTAGAGTATACTGTTCCAGTGCATTTCAAGCCCTTCTCTTGTCTTCAGGGGAAACAGGTAATACTCCATCATGTTGGATTACCTTGCCTCTTTTTTTCAACCCATGAAGGAGACAGAACAGGACTCATCTCATACTCTGTAATCCTCATCTTATCACTTCTACCTGTACCTTCCATGCATACATTCTTTTCATCAGGCAAAACCTTCACTCTCCACAACTTGAAAGTTTGGTCCAAGCCAGCACTATAAACCAAAAATCCTATCACCATTAATTTGTCAACCTCCAAACAAGCAGCCAGGCATCTGACTGGCCCCCTATGAGCATCCAAGACAGCAAGACACTCATGATAATAACTCCCTTCCTCCCTTCTCCAAATCCTGATGGTTGTGTCCTCTGATCCACTGAATATTAGTTTCTCAATAGCAACCAAAGAAAGAACAGCAAACCTATGTCCTTGAAGAAACCCTCCATGATTAAATCGACTAGACATTTTCTCCTTCTCCCAGAAGTTGATAAATCCATCTGATGATCCTGAATACAGGAAGCAAGAGCTATGTGAGGTGCTCAAGGCTAGAGCATTGACAGGGGATGGTTGGAATTTCAATGTCATGGTGAGAGTATGAGAGCTTTGGTCATAAACCCTCCTCCATATCTTCACAGAACCATCTGATGAACAAGTGAATACACATCCATCTTCTTGATTGATAACAATTGCGTTTACACTATCTTCATGAGCGAGAAATGAATCCACACATTTACCGTCGGAAACCCTCCATGCCTTCACTGTTTTATCCCATGATCCAGTATACAAAAGTCCTTCTGCATGATAATATCCCATGCAAGAAACGCAATCTCTATGTTGCTGTCCACTCGACCAATTAAACAAGAAAATCGAGCTATTCCTTGGCATTGTAGTTATTTTTTTAGCCCTGAAATTCTCAGAAGCTGTTACATTCCACATGCGGATTTTGCAATCTTTATGTGATGTAAAAAGCATGTTTCCATAAGCTAATATTGCACGGACTTCGCCACAATTGGCTTTGATGTACCCTCTTTCAGTGCAGTCCGGCTGTCGCCATGCACTAATCCGGCTACTCTCGGAGCCAGTATAGACTATCCCTCGCGAAACGGCAATGGAATAAATGATTCCTTCATGGCGATGGAGCGAGGCGATGCAATGGTAGAGGACAGATGGCGATGGTGTTTGAAGGGGTGAGAGTGTCCAGGGCGAGTCTGGACTAGGAGGTGGCATTAATGAATACATAC
Coding sequences within it:
- the LOC113706118 gene encoding protein JINGUBANG-like, with the translated sequence MDYNTRKSLCTFMDEERKAKQSPPRLSFKSFEQISDRDLNYSHSRSSSTAAGMYSLMPPPSPDSPWTLSPLQTPSPSVLYHCIASLHRHEGIIYSIAVSRGIVYTGSESSRISAWRQPDCTERGYIKANCGEVRAILAYGNMLFTSHKDCKIRMWNVTASENFRAKKITTMPRNSSIFLFNWSSGQQHRDCVSCMGYYHAEGLLYTGSWDKTVKAWRVSDGKCVDSFLAHEDSVNAIVINQEDGCVFTCSSDGSVKIWRRVYDQSSHTLTMTLKFQPSPVNALALSTSHSSCFLYSGSSDGFINFWEKEKMSSRFNHGGFLQGHRFAVLSLVAIEKLIFSGSEDTTIRIWRREEGSYYHECLAVLDAHRGPVRCLAACLEVDKLMVIGFLVYSAGLDQTFKLWRVKVLPDEKNVCMEGTGRSDKMRITEYEMSPVLSPSWVEKKRQGNPT